The following are from one region of the Nicotiana tomentosiformis chromosome 7, ASM39032v3, whole genome shotgun sequence genome:
- the LOC104100074 gene encoding probable serine/threonine-protein kinase WNK11: MPSASSDPTDEEREPFAEVDPSGRFGRYPELLGHGAVKKVYRAFDLEEGRDVAWNQIKLSKFSDTPYIIDKIHSEIALLKNLKNDNIIVLYHVWKDNEHNILNFITEECASGNLRDYRKKHRHVSIKALKKWSRQILQGLDYLHTHDPCVIHRDLNCSNIFINGNVGKVKIGDLGLATIVGKNHAAHTLLGTPEYMAPELYEENYTELVDIYSFGMCLLEMATMEIPYSECDSIAKLYRKVTSGIRPQAFNKLSDPELKAFIERCIGKPRARPSAAELLKDPFLSDVVKYDNDLS; encoded by the exons ATGCCATCTGCAAGTTCTGATCCAACTGATGAAGAGAGGGAGCCATTTGCTGAGGTTGATCCATCCGGGAGGTTCGGCCGATACCCCGAGTTGCTAGGCCATGGTGCAGTGAAGAAAGTATACAGGGCATTTGACCTAGAAGAAGGCAGAGATGTGGCCTGGAATCAGATTAAGTTGAGCAAATTCAGTGACACGCCTTATATCATCGATAAAATCCATTCGGAGATTGCACtattgaagaacttgaagaatGATAACATAATAGTACTATATCATGTCTGGAAAGACAATGAACATAACATCCTCAATTTCATTACTGAGGAATGTGCCTCAGGTAATTTGAGGGATTATAGGAAAAAGCATCGTCACGTTTCGATTAAGGCGTTGAAGAAGTGGTCTAGACAAATACTACAGGGCTTGGATTATTTACACACTCATGACCCTTGTGTTATTCATAGAGACCTCAATTGCAGTAACATCTTTATCAATGGGAATGTTGGAAAG GTAAAGATCGGTGATCTTGGCTTGGCAACGATTGTCGGGAAGAACCATGCAGCACATACGTTGCTCGGGACACCAGAATATATGGCACCAGAACTATATGAAGAAAACTATACAGAGTTGGTGGATATATACTCATTTGGAATGTGTTTGCTAGAAATGGCTACTATGGAAATACCATATAGTGAATGTGACAGTATAGCTAAGTTATACAGGAAGGTTACATCTGGAATTAGGCCTCAAGCTTTTAACAAATTGAGTGATCCAGAATTGAAGGCTTTCATTGAAAGGTGCATTGGGAAACCAAGAGCAAGACCATCTGCTGCTGAGTTGCTCAAGGATCCATTCCTTTCTGATGTTGTTAAATATGACAATGATCTCAGTTAA